In Streptomyces chartreusis NRRL 3882, the following are encoded in one genomic region:
- a CDS encoding OFA family MFS transporter yields the protein MTTTDLPTTVPYREVTDANGRVYRIGETDIDIMGRKRKWMVILPWIGMMGISSAEYAFASAEDTLHTAHHWDSMHIFWMMTVWVFFQAAVAFPAGKLRESGKLPARWAMMLGATGTLLGYLSLAFAPHVVFAYIGFSMFSGMGAGMVYATCVNMVGKWYPERKGGKTGFVNGGFAYGSVPFVFLFNGYMDLTNFRWVLVSVGVFLAALVACSGYFFKDPPKNWWPSTIDPLNPPDDPRAARSLRMNPPAVRQYSPKEAWQTGRVALMWFCLACTSGVNIFGIAFQVDIGEEAGFAGGIVATAMSLKAVVNGTGRGVIGWLSDLYGRKRCLLVVCLILGLAQYGILWSAESKNLTLFLIFSAISGFGGGAIFPMFAALTADYFGENNNASNYGMVYSAKLVSGLGAGMGAVVVSAWGHSGAFIVAGSISLFAGCVALFLTPPGRDKERRRIAPNPQPLGEDTA from the coding sequence ATGACAACGACCGATCTGCCCACCACGGTTCCCTACCGAGAGGTCACGGACGCGAACGGACGCGTCTACCGCATCGGTGAGACCGACATCGACATCATGGGCCGCAAACGCAAGTGGATGGTCATCCTGCCGTGGATCGGCATGATGGGCATCTCCTCCGCCGAGTACGCGTTCGCGTCCGCCGAGGACACCCTGCACACCGCGCACCACTGGGACAGCATGCACATCTTCTGGATGATGACCGTGTGGGTCTTCTTCCAGGCCGCGGTGGCCTTCCCCGCGGGCAAACTGCGTGAGAGCGGAAAACTTCCGGCCCGCTGGGCGATGATGCTCGGCGCGACGGGCACGCTGCTGGGCTATCTGTCGCTTGCCTTCGCGCCGCACGTGGTCTTCGCCTACATCGGCTTCAGCATGTTCAGCGGCATGGGCGCGGGCATGGTGTACGCCACCTGCGTCAACATGGTCGGCAAGTGGTATCCGGAGCGGAAGGGCGGCAAGACCGGCTTCGTCAACGGCGGCTTCGCCTACGGCTCGGTGCCCTTCGTCTTCCTCTTCAACGGCTACATGGACCTGACCAACTTCCGCTGGGTACTGGTCTCGGTGGGTGTGTTCCTGGCCGCTTTGGTCGCGTGCTCCGGCTACTTCTTCAAGGACCCGCCGAAGAACTGGTGGCCCAGCACGATCGACCCGCTGAACCCGCCGGACGACCCGCGCGCGGCGCGCTCCCTGCGGATGAACCCGCCGGCGGTGCGACAGTACTCCCCCAAGGAGGCGTGGCAGACCGGCCGGGTGGCCCTGATGTGGTTCTGCCTGGCGTGTACGTCCGGCGTGAACATCTTCGGTATCGCCTTCCAGGTGGACATCGGCGAGGAAGCGGGATTCGCGGGCGGCATCGTGGCCACGGCCATGTCCCTGAAGGCGGTCGTCAACGGCACCGGCCGCGGGGTCATCGGCTGGCTCTCCGACCTCTACGGCCGCAAGCGGTGCCTGCTCGTGGTCTGCCTCATCCTGGGCCTCGCCCAGTACGGCATCCTCTGGTCGGCCGAGAGCAAGAACCTCACGCTCTTCCTGATCTTCTCCGCGATCTCCGGCTTCGGCGGCGGCGCCATCTTCCCGATGTTCGCGGCCCTCACCGCCGACTACTTCGGCGAGAACAACAACGCGTCCAACTACGGCATGGTCTACAGCGCCAAACTCGTCTCCGGACTGGGCGCGGGCATGGGTGCCGTGGTCGTCAGCGCCTGGGGACACTCCGGTGCGTTCATCGTGGCCGGCTCCATCTCCCTCTTCGCCGGCTGCGTGGCACTGTTCCTGACCCCGCCGGGACGCGACAAGGAAAGGCGCCGCATCGCACCCAACCCGCAACCGCTCGGCGAGGACACAGCCTGA
- the sucC gene encoding ADP-forming succinate--CoA ligase subunit beta yields MDLYEHQARELFEEHGILVPRAEVTDSPKEAREIARRLGGRVVVKAQVKTGGRGKAGGVKLAADPAAAELTARQILGMDIEGHRVGTVMLAQPVDIGTEFYVSYVLDRAAGGFLAIASAEGGMDIEEVAATRPDAVARVPVDPAEGVTSAKAGEIAEAAGLPPQTVDVLVRLWEVLVREDALLVEVNPLVRTRQGQILALDGKVTLDDNARFRQARWGADDTEHDDALEAAAAAKGLNYVKLDGEVGVIGNGAGLVMSTLDVVAGCGARPANFLDIGGGASARIMADGLSVILSDPAVKSVFVNVFGGITACDAVADGIVQALDTVRLTKPLVVRLDGNNAPRGRAILDEHAHPLVQQVTTMDGAARRAAELATTA; encoded by the coding sequence ATGGACCTGTACGAACACCAGGCAAGGGAACTCTTCGAAGAACACGGCATCTTGGTGCCGCGGGCCGAGGTGACGGACTCACCCAAGGAGGCCCGTGAGATCGCACGCCGGCTCGGCGGCCGGGTCGTGGTGAAAGCCCAGGTGAAGACCGGTGGGCGGGGCAAGGCAGGCGGTGTGAAGCTCGCCGCGGACCCGGCAGCCGCCGAGCTCACCGCCCGTCAGATCCTCGGTATGGACATCGAGGGACATCGGGTCGGCACGGTGATGCTGGCCCAGCCCGTGGACATCGGGACCGAGTTCTACGTGTCCTACGTACTCGACCGCGCGGCGGGCGGTTTCCTCGCGATCGCCTCGGCCGAAGGCGGTATGGACATCGAGGAGGTCGCCGCCACCCGTCCCGACGCCGTGGCCCGCGTCCCCGTCGACCCCGCCGAGGGCGTCACCTCCGCGAAGGCGGGCGAGATCGCCGAGGCGGCCGGACTGCCGCCGCAGACCGTCGACGTCCTGGTACGGCTCTGGGAGGTCCTGGTCCGCGAGGACGCCCTCCTCGTCGAGGTCAATCCGCTCGTCCGCACCAGGCAGGGGCAGATCCTCGCCCTCGACGGCAAGGTCACCCTCGACGACAACGCCCGCTTCCGGCAGGCACGCTGGGGCGCGGACGACACCGAACACGACGACGCGCTGGAAGCGGCGGCCGCCGCCAAGGGCCTCAACTACGTCAAGCTCGACGGCGAGGTCGGCGTCATCGGCAACGGCGCCGGACTCGTCATGTCGACCCTGGACGTGGTCGCGGGCTGCGGCGCGCGTCCCGCCAACTTCCTCGACATCGGCGGCGGGGCGAGCGCCCGGATCATGGCGGACGGACTGTCGGTCATCCTCTCCGACCCGGCCGTGAAGTCCGTCTTCGTCAACGTCTTCGGCGGGATCACCGCCTGCGACGCCGTCGCCGACGGCATCGTCCAGGCGCTGGACACCGTCCGCCTCACCAAGCCGCTCGTCGTGCGCCTCGACGGCAACAACGCGCCCCGGGGCCGCGCCATCCTCGACGAGCACGCGCATCCGCTGGTCCAGCAGGTCACCACCATGGACGGCGCCGCCCGCCGTGCCGCCGAACTCGCCACCACAGCCTGA
- the frc gene encoding formyl-CoA transferase gives MTGTKALEGIRVLDMTHVQSGPSATQLLAWLGADVVKLEAPTGDITRKQLRDLPDVDSLYFTMLNCNKRSITLNTKTERGKEILTELIRRSDVMVENFGPGAVDRMGFTWDRIQEINPRIVYASIKGFGEGPYTNFKAYEVVAQAMGGSMSTTGFEDGPPLATGAQIGDSGTGVHAVAGILAALYQRERTGRGQRVNVAMQHAVLNLCRVKLRDQQRLAHGPLAEYPNEDFGDEVPRSGNASGGGQPGWAVKCAPGGPNDYVYVIVQPVGWRPISELIGRPELADDPEWATPEARLPKLNKMFQLIEEWSSTLPKWEVLERLNAHNIPCGPILSTREIIEDRSLVANEMVVTVPHPERGEFVTVGSPLKLSDSPVEVTSSPLLGEHNEEVYVGELGLGDEEVRLLKSNGVI, from the coding sequence ATGACAGGAACCAAGGCCCTCGAAGGCATCCGCGTCCTGGACATGACCCACGTCCAGTCCGGGCCGTCGGCGACCCAGCTGCTCGCCTGGCTCGGCGCGGACGTCGTCAAGCTGGAGGCGCCGACCGGCGACATCACGCGCAAGCAGCTGCGTGACCTGCCGGACGTCGACTCCCTCTACTTCACGATGCTCAACTGCAACAAGCGGAGCATCACCCTCAACACCAAGACCGAGCGCGGCAAGGAGATCCTCACCGAGCTGATCCGGCGCTCCGACGTCATGGTCGAGAACTTCGGGCCGGGCGCGGTCGACCGGATGGGCTTCACCTGGGACCGCATCCAGGAGATCAATCCACGGATCGTCTACGCCTCCATCAAGGGGTTCGGCGAGGGCCCGTACACCAACTTCAAGGCGTACGAGGTCGTCGCGCAGGCCATGGGCGGGTCGATGTCGACCACCGGATTCGAGGACGGGCCGCCGCTGGCGACGGGGGCCCAGATCGGGGACTCGGGGACGGGTGTGCACGCCGTGGCGGGCATCCTCGCCGCGCTCTACCAACGGGAGCGCACCGGGCGCGGGCAGCGGGTCAACGTGGCCATGCAGCACGCCGTACTGAACCTGTGCCGGGTGAAGCTGCGGGACCAGCAGCGCCTGGCACACGGGCCGCTCGCTGAATATCCCAACGAGGACTTCGGCGACGAGGTTCCCAGGTCCGGTAACGCGTCCGGCGGCGGCCAGCCCGGCTGGGCGGTCAAGTGCGCGCCGGGCGGCCCGAACGACTACGTGTACGTCATCGTGCAGCCCGTGGGCTGGCGGCCGATCAGCGAGCTCATCGGCCGGCCTGAGCTGGCGGACGACCCCGAGTGGGCGACGCCCGAGGCGCGGCTGCCCAAGCTCAACAAGATGTTCCAGCTGATCGAGGAGTGGTCCTCGACGCTGCCCAAGTGGGAGGTGCTGGAGCGGCTCAACGCCCACAACATCCCGTGCGGGCCGATCCTCTCCACCAGGGAGATCATCGAGGACCGGTCACTGGTCGCCAACGAGATGGTCGTCACCGTCCCGCACCCCGAGCGCGGTGAGTTCGTCACCGTCGGCAGCCCGCTCAAGCTGTCCGACTCCCCCGTCGAGGTGACCAGTTCGCCGCTCCTCGGCGAGCACAACGAAGAGGTCTACGTCGGCGAACTCGGCCTCGGCGACGAGGAAGTGCGCCTGCTCAAGTCGAACGGAGTGATCTGA
- a CDS encoding OFA family MFS transporter produces the protein MTADPYAASSSSTPSDAAHRPYREVTDSHGRVYRVGETDRDILGHSRKLMVYLPWIAMMAISVFEYAYGSAEDTLSHAHGWTQSNTFWILSVWVFFQAGIAFPAGWLREKGRLTARTAMYLGSGMCLLGFLALSHLDNVLLAILGFGVVGGIGAGLVYATCINMVGKWFPERRGARTGFVNGGFAYGSLPFIFIFNYGFDTANYHRVLDLIGCYVMIVVLACAFFFKDPPKNWWPADIDPLTHSGDRKNATSLAKNPPAVRQYTPKEAIRTGMLPLMWLSVVMTAGVSIFGISFQVDFAKEVGFGPLVAASSMGVMAVVNGVGRGVVGWLSDRWGRKSTLVFVIVVLGLAQFGVIWAGDLKSEWLFLFFAFLSGFGGGAFYPLFAALTPDYFGENYNASNYGLIYSGKLISGLFGGGLGSMVVAAWGYNGAYALAGGVSMLAAAVALLLRQPGHGQAQPVN, from the coding sequence ATGACGGCAGATCCGTACGCAGCAAGCAGTTCGTCCACACCTTCCGACGCCGCACACCGTCCCTACCGCGAGGTCACCGACTCCCACGGCCGCGTCTACCGCGTCGGTGAGACCGACCGGGACATCCTGGGGCACTCGCGCAAGCTCATGGTGTATCTGCCGTGGATCGCCATGATGGCCATCAGCGTCTTCGAGTACGCGTACGGCTCCGCGGAGGACACCCTGTCCCACGCGCACGGCTGGACGCAGAGCAACACCTTCTGGATCCTCAGCGTATGGGTGTTCTTCCAGGCCGGCATCGCCTTCCCCGCGGGCTGGCTGCGGGAGAAGGGCCGTCTGACGGCGCGCACGGCCATGTACCTCGGGTCCGGCATGTGCCTGCTGGGGTTCCTCGCCCTGTCGCACCTGGACAACGTGCTGCTGGCGATCCTCGGTTTCGGCGTGGTCGGCGGGATCGGCGCCGGGCTCGTCTACGCCACCTGCATCAACATGGTCGGCAAGTGGTTCCCGGAACGGCGGGGCGCCCGCACGGGCTTCGTCAACGGCGGGTTCGCGTACGGGTCGCTGCCGTTCATCTTCATCTTCAACTACGGCTTCGACACGGCGAACTACCACCGCGTCCTGGACCTCATCGGCTGTTACGTCATGATCGTGGTGCTGGCCTGCGCGTTCTTCTTCAAGGACCCGCCGAAGAACTGGTGGCCGGCCGACATCGATCCGCTGACCCACTCCGGCGACCGGAAGAACGCCACGAGCCTCGCCAAGAACCCTCCGGCGGTGCGCCAGTACACCCCGAAGGAGGCCATCAGGACGGGCATGCTGCCGCTGATGTGGCTCTCCGTGGTGATGACCGCCGGCGTGTCCATCTTCGGGATCTCCTTCCAGGTCGACTTCGCCAAGGAGGTGGGCTTCGGCCCGCTGGTGGCGGCGTCGTCCATGGGCGTGATGGCGGTCGTCAACGGCGTCGGCCGCGGCGTGGTGGGCTGGCTGTCCGACCGGTGGGGCCGCAAGTCCACCCTGGTGTTCGTCATCGTCGTCCTGGGCCTCGCCCAGTTCGGCGTCATCTGGGCGGGCGACCTGAAGAGCGAGTGGCTGTTCCTGTTCTTCGCGTTCCTCTCCGGCTTCGGCGGCGGCGCGTTCTATCCGCTGTTCGCGGCGCTCACCCCGGACTATTTCGGGGAGAACTACAACGCCAGCAACTACGGGCTGATCTACAGCGGCAAGCTGATCAGCGGCCTGTTCGGCGGCGGGCTGGGCTCCATGGTGGTCGCGGCCTGGGGCTACAACGGCGCGTACGCGCTCGCCGGGGGCGTGTCGATGCTCGCGGCGGCGGTCGCGCTGCTGCTGCGCCAGCCGGGACACGGCCAGGCACAGCCGGTGAACTGA
- the sucD gene encoding succinate--CoA ligase subunit alpha, producing the protein MAIYLTKESKVLVQGMTGGEGMKHTRRMLAAGTNVVGGVNPRKAGRTVDFDDRAVPVFGTVADGMRATGADVTVVFVPPAFAKAAVVEAADAGIGLAVVITEGIPVHDSVAFTAYAREKGTRVVGPNCPGLITPGQSNAGIIPADITKPGRIGLVSKSGTLTYQLMYELRDIGFSTCVGIGGDPVVGTTHIDCLAAFQEDPDTELIVLIGEIGGDAEERAAAYVREHVTKPVVGYIAGFTAPEGKTMGHAGAIVSGSSGTAQAKQEALEAAGVSVGSTPTETAHLVLARLGEQRQ; encoded by the coding sequence ATGGCCATCTACCTCACCAAGGAGAGCAAGGTCCTCGTCCAGGGCATGACCGGAGGCGAGGGCATGAAGCACACCCGGCGCATGCTGGCCGCCGGCACGAACGTCGTCGGCGGCGTCAACCCGCGCAAGGCGGGCCGCACCGTCGACTTCGACGACCGGGCCGTCCCCGTCTTCGGCACGGTCGCCGACGGGATGCGCGCGACCGGGGCCGACGTCACCGTCGTCTTCGTCCCGCCCGCCTTCGCCAAGGCGGCCGTGGTCGAAGCCGCCGACGCGGGCATCGGCCTCGCGGTCGTGATCACCGAGGGCATCCCCGTCCACGACTCCGTCGCCTTCACCGCGTACGCCAGGGAGAAGGGCACCCGGGTCGTCGGCCCCAACTGCCCGGGCCTGATCACCCCCGGCCAGTCCAACGCGGGCATCATCCCGGCCGACATCACCAAACCGGGCCGCATCGGCCTGGTCTCCAAGTCGGGCACGCTGACGTACCAGCTGATGTACGAGCTCCGCGACATCGGCTTCTCGACGTGTGTCGGCATCGGCGGCGACCCGGTCGTCGGCACCACGCACATCGACTGCCTCGCCGCCTTCCAGGAGGACCCCGACACCGAACTCATCGTCCTCATCGGCGAGATCGGCGGCGACGCGGAGGAGCGGGCGGCGGCGTACGTCCGCGAGCACGTCACCAAGCCGGTCGTCGGCTACATCGCCGGGTTCACCGCACCCGAGGGCAAGACCATGGGGCACGCCGGCGCCATCGTGTCCGGCTCGTCCGGCACCGCGCAGGCGAAGCAGGAGGCGCTGGAGGCGGCCGGGGTGAGCGTGGGCAGCACGCCGACCGAGACCGCGCACCTCGTGCTCGCTCGCCTCGGAGAACAACGGCAGTGA
- a CDS encoding acetate--CoA ligase family protein — MAEDRLLRVRSLLDSVRAEGRTALTAPEGKVIADAYGISVPGEELATDVDEAVAFAARFGGPVVMKIVSPDILHKTDAGGVIVGVEGATDVRAAFHTIIDNARAYDADARISGVQVQELLPKGQEVIVGAVTDPTFGKVVAFGLGGVLVEVLKDVTFRLAPVDADEALSMLDSIRSAEILRGVRGQAGVDRWAVAEQIRRVSQLVADFPEIAEVDLNPVIATAEGAVAADIRVILAESQPAPRRKYSRDEILTSMRRLMQPSAVAVIGASNEQGKIGNSVMRNLVDGGFAGDIHPVNPKADDILGRKAYKSVTDVPGEVDVAVFAIPAKFVAAALEEVGRKGIPNAVLIPSGFAETGEHELQAEIVAIAERYGVRLLGPNIYGYYSTWQDLCATFCTPYDVKGGVALTSQSGGIGMAILGFARTTKTGVSAIVGLGNKSDLDEDDLLTWFGEDPHTDCIAMHLEDLKDGRAFVEAARATVPKKPVVVLKAGRTAVGAKAAGSHTGALAGDDAVYDDILRQAGVIRAPGLNDMLEYARALPVLPAPKGDNVVIITGAGGSGVLLSDAVTDNGLSLMEIPPDLDEAFRKFIPPFGAAGNPVDITGGEPPSTYEATIRLGLEDPRIHALVLGYWHTIVTPPMVFAELTARVVAEFRERGIEKPVVASLAGDVEVEEACQYLFERGVVAYPYTTEKPVAVLGAKYRWAREAGRLGGGT, encoded by the coding sequence ATGGCCGAAGACCGCCTCCTGCGGGTGCGGTCCCTCCTGGACTCCGTGCGGGCCGAGGGACGGACCGCGCTGACCGCGCCCGAGGGCAAGGTGATCGCCGACGCGTACGGGATCTCCGTACCGGGCGAGGAGCTGGCGACCGACGTGGACGAGGCCGTGGCGTTCGCGGCGCGCTTCGGCGGGCCCGTCGTGATGAAGATCGTCTCGCCGGACATCCTGCACAAGACCGACGCCGGCGGCGTGATCGTCGGGGTCGAGGGCGCGACGGACGTACGGGCCGCGTTCCACACGATCATCGACAACGCGCGCGCCTACGACGCCGATGCCCGCATCTCGGGCGTGCAGGTGCAGGAGCTGCTGCCCAAGGGGCAGGAGGTCATCGTCGGCGCGGTCACGGACCCGACGTTCGGGAAGGTGGTCGCGTTCGGTCTCGGCGGGGTGCTCGTCGAGGTGCTCAAGGACGTCACGTTCCGGCTCGCGCCGGTGGACGCCGACGAGGCGCTGTCGATGCTGGACTCCATCAGGTCGGCGGAGATCCTGCGCGGAGTGCGCGGCCAGGCCGGCGTGGACCGGTGGGCCGTCGCCGAGCAGATCCGCCGCGTGTCGCAACTCGTCGCGGACTTCCCGGAGATCGCGGAGGTGGACCTCAATCCGGTGATCGCCACCGCGGAGGGGGCGGTGGCGGCCGACATCCGGGTCATCCTCGCCGAGTCGCAGCCCGCGCCTCGCCGGAAGTACTCGAGGGACGAGATCCTCACGTCGATGCGCCGGCTGATGCAGCCGAGTGCGGTCGCCGTCATCGGTGCTTCCAACGAGCAGGGCAAGATCGGCAACTCGGTGATGCGCAACCTCGTCGACGGAGGTTTCGCGGGCGACATCCATCCGGTGAATCCCAAGGCCGATGACATTCTGGGCCGCAAGGCGTACAAGAGTGTCACGGACGTTCCCGGTGAGGTGGATGTGGCGGTCTTCGCTATTCCCGCCAAGTTCGTGGCCGCCGCCTTGGAGGAGGTGGGACGCAAGGGCATCCCGAACGCCGTGCTGATTCCGTCCGGGTTCGCCGAGACCGGTGAACACGAACTGCAGGCGGAGATCGTGGCGATCGCCGAGCGGTACGGAGTGCGGCTGCTGGGGCCGAACATCTACGGCTACTACTCGACCTGGCAGGACCTGTGCGCCACGTTCTGCACGCCGTACGACGTCAAGGGCGGGGTGGCGCTGACCTCGCAGTCGGGCGGCATCGGGATGGCCATCCTGGGCTTCGCGCGCACCACCAAGACGGGTGTGTCGGCGATCGTCGGGCTCGGCAACAAGTCGGACCTGGACGAGGACGACCTGCTGACCTGGTTCGGGGAGGACCCGCACACCGACTGCATCGCGATGCACCTGGAGGACCTCAAGGACGGGCGGGCCTTCGTGGAGGCCGCGCGGGCGACCGTGCCGAAGAAGCCCGTGGTCGTGCTGAAGGCGGGGCGTACGGCGGTGGGCGCGAAGGCGGCCGGCTCGCACACCGGCGCCCTGGCGGGCGACGACGCCGTGTACGACGACATCCTGCGGCAGGCCGGGGTGATCCGGGCGCCGGGGCTGAACGACATGCTGGAGTACGCGCGCGCGTTGCCCGTGCTCCCCGCTCCCAAGGGCGACAACGTCGTGATCATCACGGGGGCCGGCGGCAGCGGTGTGCTCCTCTCGGACGCGGTGACGGACAACGGCCTGTCACTGATGGAGATCCCGCCCGACCTGGACGAGGCGTTCCGGAAGTTCATCCCGCCCTTCGGGGCCGCCGGCAACCCCGTGGACATCACGGGGGGCGAGCCGCCGTCGACGTACGAGGCGACGATCCGGCTGGGGCTGGAGGATCCGCGCATCCACGCGCTCGTCCTCGGCTACTGGCACACCATCGTCACCCCTCCCATGGTCTTCGCGGAGCTCACCGCGCGCGTGGTGGCCGAGTTCCGGGAGCGCGGTATCGAGAAGCCGGTCGTGGCGTCGCTCGCCGGGGACGTGGAGGTCGAGGAGGCCTGCCAGTACCTCTTCGAGCGCGGGGTCGTGGCCTACCCGTACACGACCGAGAAGCCGGTGGCCGTGCTCGGGGCGAAGTACCGCTGGGCGCGGGAGGCGGGGCGGCTGGGGGGCGGTACATGA
- a CDS encoding thiamine pyrophosphate-binding protein — MPDDTQDVISGGHLVAKALKAEGVERIYTLCGGHIIDIYDGCVDEGIEVIDVRHEQVAAHAADGYARITGKPGCAVVTAGPGTTDAVTGVANAFRAESPMLLIGGQGALTQHKMGSLQDLPHVDMMNPITKFAATVPDTARAADMVSMAFRECFHGAPGPSFLEIPRDVLDAKVPASKARVPQTGAYRASTRSAGDPEAIEKLADLLVHAEKPAILLGSQVWTTRGTESAIELVRTLNIPAYMNGAGRGTLPPGDPHHFQLSRRYAFSNADVIVIVGTPFDFRMGYGKRLSPDATVVQIDLDYRTVGKNRDIDLGIVGDAGLVLKSVAEAASGRINGGASKRKEWLDELRAAEQTALEKRLPNLKSDASPIHPYRLVSEINDFLTEDSIYIGDGGDIVTFSGQVVQPKSPGHWMDPGPLGTLGVGVPFVLAAKQARPDKEVVALFGDGAFSLTGWDFETLVRYDLPFVGIVGNNSSMNQIRYGQAAKYGKDRERIGNTLGDVHYDKFARMLGGYGEEVRDPADIGPALRRARESGKPSLINVWVDPDAYAPGTMNQTMYK, encoded by the coding sequence ATGCCCGACGACACCCAGGACGTGATCTCCGGTGGTCATCTCGTAGCCAAGGCGCTGAAGGCCGAGGGGGTCGAGCGCATCTACACACTGTGCGGCGGCCACATCATCGACATCTACGACGGCTGCGTCGACGAGGGCATCGAGGTCATCGACGTCCGTCACGAGCAGGTCGCCGCCCACGCCGCCGACGGTTACGCGCGCATCACCGGCAAGCCAGGCTGCGCGGTGGTCACCGCGGGACCGGGGACGACCGACGCCGTCACCGGTGTCGCCAACGCCTTCCGCGCGGAGTCGCCGATGCTGCTGATCGGCGGTCAGGGGGCCCTCACCCAGCACAAGATGGGGTCCCTCCAGGACCTTCCGCACGTCGACATGATGAACCCCATCACCAAGTTCGCGGCGACCGTGCCGGACACGGCGCGTGCGGCCGACATGGTGTCCATGGCGTTCCGCGAGTGCTTCCACGGCGCGCCCGGCCCCTCCTTCCTGGAGATCCCGCGCGACGTGCTGGACGCCAAGGTGCCCGCGTCCAAGGCCCGCGTGCCGCAGACCGGCGCCTACCGCGCCTCGACCCGCTCGGCCGGCGACCCCGAGGCGATCGAAAAGCTCGCCGACCTGCTGGTGCACGCCGAGAAACCGGCCATCCTGCTCGGCAGCCAGGTGTGGACGACCCGGGGCACCGAGTCGGCCATCGAGCTGGTGCGCACGCTGAACATCCCGGCGTACATGAACGGCGCCGGCCGCGGCACCCTGCCGCCCGGCGACCCGCACCACTTCCAGCTGTCGCGCCGGTACGCCTTCTCCAATGCGGACGTCATCGTCATCGTCGGTACGCCCTTCGACTTCCGCATGGGCTACGGCAAGCGGCTGTCGCCGGACGCGACCGTCGTGCAGATCGACCTCGACTACCGGACGGTCGGCAAGAACCGCGACATCGACCTCGGCATCGTGGGCGACGCCGGGCTGGTGCTGAAGTCGGTGGCCGAGGCGGCCTCCGGGCGGATCAACGGCGGCGCGTCGAAGCGCAAGGAGTGGCTGGACGAGTTGCGGGCGGCCGAGCAGACCGCTCTGGAGAAGCGGCTGCCGAACCTGAAGTCGGACGCCTCACCGATCCACCCGTACCGGCTGGTCAGCGAGATCAACGACTTCCTCACCGAGGACTCGATCTACATCGGCGACGGCGGCGACATCGTCACCTTCTCCGGGCAGGTCGTGCAGCCCAAGTCACCCGGTCACTGGATGGACCCGGGTCCGCTGGGCACGCTCGGCGTCGGCGTCCCCTTCGTGCTGGCGGCCAAGCAGGCGCGGCCCGACAAGGAGGTCGTCGCGCTCTTCGGCGACGGCGCGTTCTCCCTCACCGGCTGGGACTTCGAGACCCTCGTCCGCTACGACCTCCCCTTCGTCGGCATCGTCGGCAACAACTCCTCCATGAACCAGATCCGCTACGGCCAGGCCGCCAAGTACGGCAAGGACCGCGAGCGGATCGGCAACACCCTCGGCGACGTCCACTACGACAAGTTCGCCCGGATGCTCGGCGGTTACGGCGAGGAGGTCCGCGACCCCGCCGACATCGGCCCGGCCCTCAGGCGCGCCCGCGAGTCGGGCAAGCCGTCCCTGATCAACGTCTGGGTCGACCCCGACGCGTACGCCCCCGGAACCATGAACCAGACCATGTACAAGTGA